The DNA window GGTCAATCCTAAATTATCTGCTGCTCGTCAAAAGGCGATCGCTCACGACTATATTGAACTTGTGGGTCTAGTAGGGGCAGAAGATCGTCATCCCCATGAGCTATCCGGCGGTATGAAGCAACGGGTAGGTATTGCCCGGGCCTTAGCCATCGATCCCCAAATTTTGCTCATGGATGAACCCTTTGGAGCGCTAGACGCTCTAACGCGGGGATTTCTGCAAGATGAAGTGGAACGTATCTGGGAGCAGCAGCGAAAAACGGTGATCCTGATTACCCATAGTATTGAGGAAGCCCTGTTGCTTTCCGACAAAATTGTCATGATGACGCGGGGCCCTGAGGCAAAGATTGCCAAAATTTTGGATGTGCCGTTTCCCCGTCCCCGCCATCGCGAGTCGCTCGATCAGCAACCCGCCTACCATGACATTAAAGCAGAGATGGAACTTCATCTGTCTCAGGAAACCCGAGCTGTTGAAGAATCTCGGATTCGTAGACGAGCGATCGCTTGACCTTAGAAAATCTGCTGATATTCACCGTAGATGTTGATTGTACCTATCGTTTATACCTGACAGTAAGGAGATGTTGTATGGCGACTGTTGATCTACCTGAAATTACAAAGAAATTACTTGCAGCTAAGGATGCTGTTGGTATGACCTTCTCGGAGCTAGAGCAAACCCTAGGACGAGATGAAGTCTGGATTGCATCGGTTATTTATCGTCAGGCTAGCGCATCTGAGGAAGAAGCCACCCAACTACTAGCTGCTTTGGGCCTAGGCGCAGACTTAGCCTCGGAATTAACCGCCTGCCCCTTGAAAGGTCTAGGGCCAGTTGTCCCTACGGATCCTCTGATTTATCGGCTCTACGAGATCATGCAGGTCTATGGAATGCCGATTAAAGATGTGGTGCATGAAAAATTTGGAGACGGCATCATGAGCGCCATTGACTTCACCCTAGATGTAGAGAAAGAAGAGGATCCCAAGGGCGATCGCGTCAAAATCATCATGAATGGTAAGTTCTTGCCTTATAAGAAGTGGTAAGACTAATGCTCTAAACTCAGGGTTTACAAATCATATGTTGAATGAACTGTAAACCCTGAGGCAGGCTATATAGTCGTTCCATGATAGGACTTAATACAACAATCTGTCATGGCGGCATATCTCGCAGAGCTATCGCTCCCTTTAAATCCTTGGCGTTGCTGAACAGCGGTATGATTCCGAAATATGTTGCATGGAGTTTTAGTCCCTGTTGCTATAGATTCATCTCCCAATTCAGCAACACCCAAGACTTAAATACTATAGCGATCAATGAACCTATGCTCTCGGGTTCAATAGGGATAGGAGATTATATGACGTCTTTGAAGCCCTAGGACAACTGATCTAAAGGAGATATGCCACGATACCTACGGCTGCATGACCTACTTAAATGATCTAACTCAAGAGGTTGAAAGCATGATAAAGTCTTCCACTCCCCGATCTGCAGCAAAGAACCGGTTAATCTGTTGGGTTCAGTATATCGGTATGGTGCTAGCTTTTATTGGAGCTTGGCAGGTGCTCTCTAATAGTGCCTCTTTTCTCCATCATTTGCTGTAACGTATAGGGGAAGCCAGATAAATTAGGCTATCCAGAAGCTAGGATACTCTGAATTCGCGCAGGTGGTTTTGTCCTGTATAGCCGCGGTGTGAGTCGCTGAGGCTCTGGGGTTTGCTGTCTTGACTGAGTTGATTAAAGCTATATCTGCACTGAGCAAGATCGAAAAATATGACCGTTTCTGGATCTGTTGCTAGAATACATAGGCATGAAGGGTTTAGTAAGTCGGGACAACCATTACACCCTACCCTTGCCAAGGTCTAAAATCGGATTTGATATTCTAAAACGGCACTGGGATTACCACTAGAGCTAATACTACCTCGGATGCGAAACTCGTCATTGAGGCGATAGCGTAGTCCTAGCTGGGGTGGATCATCTGCTGTCAAGACCTGCAAAATCGATACTGACAGATCATTGGTAACCTCGAAGCCCACTTCCGCCGCAAGTCCTAATGTGGAAGCATCACCATTATCCGATGCGGTGCTGGTAGGAAAGAGGCGAAAATCAGATAACCCTAGGGCGCGACCGATGAGGTTTTGCAAACTGCCCAGTAGAGCAGAGCCAGCTAAGTTAACGATCGCTAAGGTCTCGTCTCCTTCGGTTAAGGCACTGAGGGCACCGCCGCCAATCAACGCCACAATTTGGCTCTCGCTACGGGATGGATCACTGGTGAGCTCAAGGGTGTCAAAAATGCGATCGGCGGGACCATCTACCGTCGCGATGATCCGCACGCTTTCTACCGTACCAAAATCGCTGGCCGTCACCACGGATTCAGCAATTTCAGAGGACGAAAAGCCACTGCTGGATCGGAAGGTGGGAGGGAGGGTAACCTCGGGAACGATGGCCAGAAGCCGCACCTTGAGGGAGGGCATTAAGCCTTGACTGGGGGTGAAAACAGCGGTTTGTGGAAATTCCCTCGTTCCTTGGGTTAGATTAAACCGAGTTGTAAATAAGTTAACATAGCCGCGTTCTAGCTGGACGGTGCCTTGGGGCAGTAGGTTATCAAAGGTTCCGTTGATGGTTAACCCGCCGGTGGCAATGAAGTTAATCAACGGCTCACTCAAAATTTGTAGGTTATTTCCTAGGGTGATCTGCAAGTTGTTTAACTCGGGTGGACGGAACCCTCCCTGTCGTTGCTCTTCGGGTTCTGGGACGGGTTCTGCTGGCTGGTCGCCGCTGGCTAGGAAGACTCGCCCATCGCTGAGGCGAATATCCCCGCCAACGAGGGGGGCGATCGCGGTGCCATCAATTCGTAAATCACCGGCAACACCGCCGTTATACAACCCTCGGAAATTCATGGCAATATCGCGCAGCGTTACGGTGAGGGGTTGAAGCCTGGGATCCTCCTCCGTATCTAGATTATCCACGAGCTCCCTCAGCGGCGTGGCGATGGGCAACACACCTTGGGCGCTGATGGTGCCAGCGCTGAAATTCCCGGTCAGAGACTGAACCTGGATGCGATCGAAGTTGAAGTCAACTTGGCCGGTCACATCGGTAATTGGGGCAGGTAGGTTCTGAGCCGTCAACACCGCATC is part of the Candidatus Obscuribacterales bacterium genome and encodes:
- the cynS gene encoding cyanase; the protein is MATVDLPEITKKLLAAKDAVGMTFSELEQTLGRDEVWIASVIYRQASASEEEATQLLAALGLGADLASELTACPLKGLGPVVPTDPLIYRLYEIMQVYGMPIKDVVHEKFGDGIMSAIDFTLDVEKEEDPKGDRVKIIMNGKFLPYKKW
- a CDS encoding ABC transporter ATP-binding protein; this translates as MMTSSYASSIKPADMSASAPLSIQGVSKIYHGKRDWFSRMTRKATLDYTALEDINLDIEANTFVSIIGPSGCGKSTLLNIIAGLSQPTTGAVLIDGVPITGPGPDRGVVFQNYALMPWMTVMDNIRFAIETVNPKLSAARQKAIAHDYIELVGLVGAEDRHPHELSGGMKQRVGIARALAIDPQILLMDEPFGALDALTRGFLQDEVERIWEQQRKTVILITHSIEEALLLSDKIVMMTRGPEAKIAKILDVPFPRPRHRESLDQQPAYHDIKAEMELHLSQETRAVEESRIRRRAIA